From the genome of bacterium, one region includes:
- a CDS encoding helix-turn-helix transcriptional regulator, with protein MVTNKTIPLDIGQRLHEARRAADMSQDTLSKAVRVNRSYLSLVENGRSSPTIEFLEKVASGLNLRVEELILGPEAFRYLSLSPRHGYLYKGLVELLEDQEQMLLMNPSAEEVEILKAIQLHPDHSPTKRFFVDALLDLRRTRS; from the coding sequence ATGGTAACCAATAAGACCATTCCGCTCGACATCGGCCAGCGGCTGCATGAAGCGCGCCGAGCCGCCGATATGTCGCAGGACACCCTGTCCAAAGCCGTACGCGTGAATCGCTCGTACCTCTCGCTGGTGGAAAACGGCCGCTCGTCGCCAACCATCGAATTCCTTGAAAAGGTCGCGTCCGGACTGAATTTGCGTGTCGAAGAGCTCATTCTGGGCCCTGAGGCCTTCCGCTACCTCAGCCTGTCACCGCGCCACGGCTATCTCTACAAGGGGTTGGTCGAACTGCTTGAAGATCAAGAACAGATGCTGCTGATGAACCCGTCCGCCGAAGAGGTCGAAATCCTCAAGGCCATTCAACTGCATCCTGATCATAGTCCGACCAAACGCTTCTTCGTGGATGCCCTGCTCGACCTGCGCCGGACGCGCTCGTGA
- a CDS encoding STAS domain-containing protein: MQQQTFWQDDIFVVKLSGKMMGGMGTAGFHDDVKLAASEGCRRVAIDMEEVDWLNSWGVGLLVSAFTTLRNCGGQMILAGCGPKVMAVLRMTHFDSVFVFENDVNAALQTLAAPSD, translated from the coding sequence ATGCAGCAGCAAACCTTCTGGCAAGACGACATCTTTGTCGTCAAACTATCCGGCAAAATGATGGGTGGTATGGGCACCGCCGGCTTTCATGACGACGTCAAACTTGCCGCCAGCGAAGGCTGCCGCCGCGTCGCGATTGACATGGAGGAAGTGGACTGGCTCAATAGCTGGGGCGTCGGTCTGCTCGTCTCGGCCTTCACGACGCTGCGCAACTGCGGCGGTCAGATGATCCTCGCCGGCTGCGGACCCAAGGTCATGGCCGTGCTGCGCATGACACATTTCGATTCCGTCTTTGTTTTCGAAAACGACGTGAACGCGGCTTTGCAAACACTGGCCGCCCCGTCCGACTGA
- a CDS encoding STAS domain-containing protein, with protein sequence MKLKSSELNGVFLVELSGKIMGGPESAQFHDAIKHAISSSHKKVVIDLGAVEWMNSSGIGLLVSAYTTLKNAGTEMKLARTTEKIQSLLIITKLNSVFDSHDTVDAAVKSFN encoded by the coding sequence ATGAAGTTGAAGTCCTCAGAACTAAACGGCGTCTTTCTCGTCGAACTTTCCGGCAAGATCATGGGCGGCCCCGAGTCCGCACAGTTCCATGATGCCATCAAGCATGCCATCAGCTCAAGTCACAAGAAAGTCGTCATTGACCTCGGCGCCGTCGAATGGATGAACAGCTCGGGCATTGGCCTGCTGGTCTCCGCCTACACCACGTTGAAGAACGCCGGAACCGAAATGAAACTCGCACGCACGACCGAAAAAATTCAGTCGCTGCTCATCATCACCAAGCTCAACTCGGTGTTCGATAGTCACGATACCGTAGATGCGGCCGTCAAGAGCTTCAACTGA
- a CDS encoding SpoIIE family protein phosphatase, translating into MADPLATDFAPAPVSDGPRRTVRALSLLEELERQAQAYLRDLGGGKLQAERQRKLVELLNSIGAAKENLRVQSEFERERQENAILQEVSLRLSSAADIREVLRAILESLRQVVEFDAAGIFVYNRELQQIEVDMLAGYGGAQKRRVYTKFQEGVKHGEGVVATVVFSGKPIYVPDVLNDSRYVEVRPTTRSELAVPILVRDEIIGAFNLESDRLDAFSDRDLRLLMAFASHAGAALERARADRQRQHTQRIGEELSLARRIHAGFLPKTFPDFAPFDLGGMNFPSSEVGGDYYDFVPITQTDLGVIMSDVAGHGVAAALLMANFRACIRIEARAHYAIPTILQRVNEFLVETIPPDSFVTAFYGVLNREHRLLTYSNAGHNPPLLVREGAPFELLTEGGPILGVLPDARYEQARIELRPGDILVFYTDGVTEARTNAGEEFGVERLADLTNRYRNIPANELARRISHDVLSYHASDLTMDDLTISVVKYDGTESH; encoded by the coding sequence TTGGCCGATCCACTTGCCACTGACTTCGCTCCCGCTCCCGTGAGTGACGGACCACGCCGCACGGTGCGCGCCCTGTCGCTCCTTGAGGAGTTGGAGCGGCAGGCGCAAGCGTATCTGCGGGATCTCGGCGGCGGTAAACTGCAAGCCGAGCGGCAGCGTAAACTCGTCGAATTGCTGAATTCCATCGGCGCCGCGAAGGAAAACCTGCGCGTGCAGTCCGAGTTCGAACGCGAACGGCAGGAGAATGCCATTCTCCAGGAAGTCAGCCTCAGACTGTCCAGCGCCGCCGACATCCGCGAAGTCCTCCGCGCGATCCTTGAATCACTGCGGCAGGTCGTCGAGTTTGATGCGGCGGGCATCTTCGTTTACAATCGCGAACTGCAGCAGATTGAAGTGGACATGCTCGCCGGCTATGGCGGGGCCCAAAAACGCCGCGTCTATACCAAATTCCAGGAAGGCGTCAAACACGGCGAAGGCGTCGTGGCCACTGTTGTCTTCTCTGGAAAACCGATTTACGTCCCTGACGTGCTCAACGATTCGCGGTACGTCGAGGTCCGACCCACCACACGCTCCGAACTCGCCGTGCCCATCTTGGTGCGGGACGAGATCATCGGAGCCTTCAATCTCGAATCAGACCGGCTGGACGCCTTCAGCGACCGCGACCTGCGGCTCTTGATGGCCTTCGCCAGTCATGCCGGAGCCGCTCTCGAACGCGCACGCGCAGACCGCCAGCGACAGCACACCCAGCGGATCGGCGAGGAGCTCTCGCTGGCCCGTCGCATTCACGCTGGTTTCTTGCCCAAGACCTTTCCCGACTTCGCGCCCTTCGATCTCGGCGGCATGAACTTCCCCTCGAGCGAGGTCGGTGGTGATTACTACGACTTCGTGCCGATTACCCAAACGGATCTCGGCGTCATCATGAGTGATGTCGCCGGACACGGCGTGGCCGCAGCGCTGCTGATGGCCAATTTCCGCGCCTGCATTCGCATCGAAGCACGCGCACACTACGCTATTCCCACGATACTTCAGCGCGTCAACGAGTTTCTGGTGGAGACCATCCCGCCGGACAGTTTCGTGACCGCATTTTACGGTGTGTTAAACCGCGAACATCGCTTGCTCACCTACAGCAACGCCGGCCACAACCCGCCGTTGCTCGTCCGCGAGGGCGCGCCCTTCGAGCTGCTGACCGAGGGGGGGCCCATCCTTGGCGTGCTGCCCGACGCACGCTACGAACAGGCGCGAATCGAACTTCGTCCGGGGGACATACTCGTTTTCTACACCGACGGCGTCACCGAAGCACGGACCAACGCCGGCGAAGAATTTGGAGTCGAACGACTGGCTGATCTGACGAATCGCTACCGGAATATTCCCGCGAATGAATTGGCCCGCCGCATCAGTCACGATGTTCTGTCGTATCATGCGTCGGATTTGACTATGGATGATCTCACTATTTCCGTGGTGAAGTATGACGGCACCGAATCGCACTGA
- a CDS encoding ATP-binding protein, whose protein sequence is MTAPNRTEILNIPSSVDQIEKVDEFVESIATGMGFTQDALADIGICVTELVMNAIVHAHKEQADIPVEIVVEQRGDGLAVRVRDYGPGFDTAKVPDPTSPEHIFEDHGRGILIVRAMMDDVTCTRLADGMAIEVFKRLNHSA, encoded by the coding sequence ATGACGGCACCGAATCGCACTGAAATCCTGAATATCCCCTCTTCGGTGGATCAAATTGAAAAGGTGGACGAGTTCGTCGAGTCCATCGCCACCGGCATGGGCTTCACGCAAGACGCGCTCGCCGATATTGGAATCTGCGTCACGGAACTGGTCATGAATGCCATCGTTCATGCTCATAAAGAGCAGGCTGACATACCGGTCGAAATCGTTGTCGAACAACGCGGCGACGGCCTTGCGGTGCGCGTCCGCGACTACGGCCCCGGTTTCGATACCGCCAAAGTCCCCGATCCCACTTCCCCCGAACATATCTTTGAAGACCACGGACGGGGCATTCTCATCGTCCGCGCCATGATGGACGATGTGACCTGTACCCGGCTCGCGGACGGCATGGCCATTGAGGTCTTCAAACGTCTCAATCACTCGGCATGA
- the coaD gene encoding pantetheine-phosphate adenylyltransferase, whose translation MRIAIYPGTFDPITYGHLDVIDRAAALFDQVIVTLAVHSQKTPLFTTDERKALIEEATAKFPGVSVDTCEGLIVEFAEKRGAIAIIRGLRAVSDFDYEFQIALANRVLAPNVATVFLLPGEQYTYLNSSIVREVSRLGGSVDSFVPPHVARALLAKHSSRKT comes from the coding sequence ATGAGAATCGCGATCTATCCCGGCACGTTCGATCCCATTACCTATGGGCATCTCGATGTTATTGATCGCGCCGCCGCGCTGTTTGATCAGGTCATTGTCACATTGGCTGTGCATTCGCAGAAAACACCGCTTTTCACTACCGATGAGCGCAAGGCCCTGATCGAGGAAGCCACCGCGAAATTCCCCGGAGTCTCCGTGGATACGTGCGAAGGCCTAATTGTCGAATTCGCCGAAAAACGCGGCGCGATTGCCATCATCCGCGGCCTCCGCGCCGTCTCCGATTTCGACTACGAGTTTCAAATCGCCTTGGCTAACCGCGTGCTCGCCCCCAACGTCGCCACCGTTTTCCTGCTGCCCGGCGAGCAGTACACGTACTTGAACAGCTCGATCGTGCGCGAAGTCTCGCGCTTAGGCGGCTCCGTGGATAGCTTTGTTCCGCCCCATGTCGCGCGAGCATTGTTGGCAAAACACTCCTCGCGTAAAACATGA
- a CDS encoding glycosyltransferase family 39 protein, with protein MRPHGRFVFWYPFLAAVVGFIVCRAALLEPIFFNIDEAEYAVAAQALPHGLWPGAELVGSTKPPAIVYLYAAIFAVFGESLLAVQCIGLALWIAMLYLTMRIGAGLLPDLPAWLVAVAFFLFANSFGHPRDMQALNVELPGTVCVALGFWLLIRGENKARFCYAGVLLGLASMFRQSFALYLFAFLVFVPQPRRSGALQIVIGVAVPWILLFTAYAGTGRLTAALDSWFRYPFVYAGDTGLAGFVEAAWYNTLDLVKQGFVIWLLLPVGLLVLWKRRAWTILLLLLCAAATIAVGSRFSPHYYIQALPFLALASALAAGVLFVLGPRWSLFMRTALTIGCALALLHFPFWRFWDDLAPPNGLSPETLDGNALEQELAGFAAGQTSSADRIFVWGYCPQIYFHAQRLPAVRDYLCHYVTGYSAATSNPRPYARADAEAMLIADLAQHKPALIFDISAVEFYPYSFHSYPITRYADLTAFIRANYQPVAQVGSTAIYAAQHSSSSN; from the coding sequence ATGCGCCCGCACGGGCGCTTTGTGTTTTGGTACCCGTTTCTCGCCGCCGTCGTTGGTTTTATTGTGTGCCGTGCAGCGTTGCTCGAACCGATCTTTTTCAACATTGACGAGGCCGAATACGCCGTTGCTGCGCAAGCGTTGCCGCACGGCTTATGGCCTGGAGCGGAGCTGGTCGGTTCCACCAAACCTCCGGCCATCGTCTATCTCTATGCGGCCATCTTCGCCGTCTTCGGCGAGAGCCTGTTGGCCGTGCAGTGCATCGGCCTCGCGCTGTGGATCGCCATGCTCTACCTGACCATGCGAATCGGCGCTGGACTGTTGCCGGATCTGCCCGCGTGGCTGGTGGCCGTCGCCTTCTTTCTCTTTGCCAATTCTTTCGGCCATCCGCGCGACATGCAGGCGCTCAATGTCGAGTTGCCCGGTACTGTGTGCGTCGCGTTAGGCTTCTGGCTCTTGATCCGCGGCGAGAACAAAGCCCGCTTCTGTTATGCCGGAGTGCTGCTTGGTCTGGCCAGCATGTTCCGCCAGAGTTTCGCACTCTATCTCTTTGCCTTCCTCGTATTCGTGCCGCAACCGCGGCGCAGCGGCGCCCTGCAAATTGTCATCGGCGTCGCAGTGCCATGGATTCTCCTGTTCACGGCTTATGCCGGAACGGGACGACTCACAGCCGCGCTCGATTCTTGGTTTCGCTATCCGTTTGTATATGCCGGAGACACCGGTCTCGCGGGCTTCGTCGAGGCCGCGTGGTACAACACGCTCGACCTTGTGAAACAGGGCTTCGTCATCTGGCTGCTGTTGCCCGTCGGACTGCTTGTCTTGTGGAAACGCCGCGCCTGGACGATCTTGCTCCTGTTGCTGTGCGCCGCTGCGACCATCGCCGTTGGTTCGCGTTTCTCACCGCATTACTACATTCAGGCATTGCCGTTCTTGGCGCTGGCATCGGCCCTGGCCGCGGGCGTCCTGTTCGTTCTAGGTCCGCGTTGGAGTCTGTTCATGCGCACGGCCCTGACAATCGGCTGTGCGCTGGCGCTCTTGCATTTTCCGTTCTGGCGCTTCTGGGATGACCTTGCGCCGCCGAACGGACTGTCGCCGGAAACCCTCGACGGCAACGCACTCGAACAGGAATTGGCAGGCTTCGCCGCCGGGCAAACTTCATCCGCCGATCGTATCTTCGTATGGGGGTACTGTCCGCAAATCTACTTCCACGCGCAGCGCCTGCCCGCCGTGCGCGATTATCTCTGTCACTATGTCACCGGCTACTCGGCCGCGACTTCCAACCCTCGTCCTTACGCGCGGGCCGATGCCGAGGCGATGCTCATCGCTGATCTCGCGCAGCACAAACCCGCGCTCATATTCGATATTTCCGCCGTCGAATTCTATCCGTATTCCTTCCACAGTTATCCTATCACTCGCTACGCCGATCTGACCGCGTTCATCCGGGCCAACTACCAGCCCGTAGCGCAAGTCGGCTCCACCGCGATCTATGCGGCGCAGCATTCATCGTCTTCTAACTGA
- a CDS encoding tryptophanase, which produces MRFPAEPFRIKVVEKIRRTTRDERVELLQRAGLNVFLLPADSIYVDLLTDSGTGAMSDQQWAGLMIGDESYAGSKSFFKFEAAVRDITGFPFVIPTHQGRVAENLLFSTICETGKTVISNTHFDTTRANVEMNRAVALDLPVKEALDPQLGVLWKGNMDVAKLEAKLKADRDHIPMVVMTVTNNSTGGQPVSMENVRAASRLCKQYGVPFFIDCARFAENCWFIHEFEPGYKGKSIIEIARELFSHADGCWMSAKKDALVNIGGFIAMNDVELSRKLQQKLILIEGFPTYGGLAGRDLEAVAIGLYEGMELDYLHYRTAQVRYLGDMLWDAGVAIVRPVGGHAVFIDAKAFCDHIPPEHFPGVALTCSLYREAGIRGVEIGSLMFGHADPKTGKHVAPSLELVRLAIPRRVYTTAHMTYVAESITELFKNRHSIKPMRLTYEAPVLRHFTAHLEEIE; this is translated from the coding sequence ATGCGATTTCCAGCCGAACCCTTCCGGATTAAAGTTGTCGAAAAAATCCGCCGCACTACCCGTGACGAACGCGTCGAACTACTCCAGCGCGCCGGGCTGAACGTCTTCCTTCTGCCCGCCGATTCAATTTACGTTGACCTGCTTACCGACAGCGGTACCGGTGCCATGAGCGATCAGCAGTGGGCCGGGCTTATGATCGGCGACGAGAGCTATGCGGGCTCCAAGAGCTTCTTCAAGTTCGAAGCCGCCGTCCGCGATATCACGGGCTTCCCGTTCGTCATTCCCACACATCAAGGCCGCGTTGCCGAAAACCTGCTGTTCTCCACAATCTGCGAGACCGGCAAGACCGTCATCTCCAACACGCACTTCGACACGACCCGCGCCAACGTCGAGATGAACCGCGCCGTCGCGCTCGACTTGCCTGTCAAGGAGGCGCTTGATCCGCAGCTTGGTGTGCTGTGGAAAGGCAACATGGACGTCGCCAAGCTTGAAGCGAAATTGAAGGCCGACCGCGATCACATCCCAATGGTCGTGATGACCGTCACCAACAACTCCACCGGTGGTCAACCAGTCTCGATGGAAAATGTTCGCGCTGCCTCACGCCTCTGCAAACAATACGGCGTGCCGTTCTTCATTGACTGCGCGCGCTTCGCTGAAAACTGCTGGTTCATCCACGAATTCGAACCCGGCTACAAAGGCAAGAGCATAATCGAAATTGCGCGCGAATTGTTCAGCCATGCCGACGGCTGCTGGATGTCCGCCAAAAAGGACGCGCTTGTCAATATCGGCGGTTTCATCGCTATGAACGATGTCGAACTTTCGCGCAAATTGCAGCAAAAACTCATTTTGATCGAAGGCTTCCCGACGTATGGTGGCCTGGCGGGCCGCGACCTCGAAGCCGTCGCCATCGGACTCTACGAGGGCATGGAACTCGATTACCTGCACTATCGAACGGCGCAAGTGCGCTATCTCGGCGACATGCTCTGGGATGCCGGTGTGGCCATCGTTCGACCAGTCGGCGGTCACGCCGTTTTTATTGACGCGAAAGCCTTCTGCGATCATATTCCACCTGAGCATTTCCCCGGCGTCGCCTTGACATGCTCGCTCTATCGCGAAGCCGGTATTCGCGGCGTGGAAATCGGTTCGTTGATGTTTGGTCACGCCGATCCTAAGACCGGCAAACACGTCGCTCCGTCGCTTGAACTCGTGCGACTCGCCATTCCACGCCGCGTCTATACCACCGCGCACATGACCTACGTCGCCGAGTCCATCACTGAACTCTTCAAGAATCGTCACAGTATCAAGCCCATGCGCCTGACCTACGAAGCGCCCGTGCTTCGACACTTCACAGCGCACTTGGAAGAGATTGAATAA
- a CDS encoding SDR family oxidoreductase, which yields MNKFTRVVVITGCSSGIGRAAAFHFARHGWAVVGTVREQFQLYSLSAELHQASLHTSLVLCDVTREDDVVQLVSHAIERFGRVDVLINNAGFARSGCLELVTMDEARAQVEVNTLAPIRLTQLLLPHWRKQGGGRIINISSVAGRVTLPWNGWYSASKFALEALTDALRLELRPFKIDVVSVLAGPVLTKFVSNVKLTEPPTDAPEIYRRIHDFAQIRRAAPRPGAWTAERCAALLYEIATVTRPRTRYVTGAKAQMAILLRKLLPDRLWDRLLLRAYGVSSLLTKRTA from the coding sequence TTGAATAAGTTCACCCGCGTTGTCGTCATCACCGGCTGCTCGAGCGGCATCGGCCGCGCCGCCGCCTTTCATTTTGCTCGTCACGGCTGGGCCGTCGTCGGCACTGTGCGCGAACAGTTTCAGCTCTATTCACTTTCCGCCGAATTGCATCAAGCTTCGCTGCACACATCGCTGGTCCTGTGCGACGTTACGCGCGAGGACGACGTCGTGCAGTTGGTCAGTCACGCAATCGAGCGCTTCGGCAGGGTGGACGTCTTGATCAACAACGCCGGATTCGCGCGCAGCGGCTGCCTTGAACTTGTGACGATGGACGAAGCGCGTGCGCAGGTTGAAGTGAACACGCTCGCGCCAATTCGCCTGACGCAATTGCTGTTGCCGCACTGGCGCAAACAGGGCGGAGGCCGCATCATCAATATCTCGTCGGTCGCCGGGCGCGTCACGCTGCCGTGGAACGGCTGGTACTCCGCGTCGAAATTCGCGCTGGAAGCGCTCACCGATGCGCTGCGTCTTGAACTGCGTCCATTCAAAATTGACGTCGTCTCCGTGCTCGCCGGACCCGTGTTGACAAAATTCGTGTCTAACGTCAAATTGACCGAGCCGCCCACCGACGCGCCAGAAATCTATCGGCGCATTCACGACTTCGCACAGATTCGCCGGGCCGCCCCCCGACCCGGTGCGTGGACCGCCGAGCGTTGCGCCGCACTTCTGTATGAAATCGCAACTGTCACCCGTCCGCGTACGCGCTACGTTACGGGGGCCAAGGCACAAATGGCCATCCTGCTGCGCAAACTGTTACCCGACAGGCTCTGGGATCGTCTGCTCCTGCGCGCCTACGGCGTGTCTTCATTGCTCACTAAACGCACTGCATGA
- a CDS encoding HAD family phosphatase, with protein sequence MIKAVFFDFDGTLIDSMPAHVIAWEQILGEVGIRLDDLYFQLHEGEKAEDTVARLLAEHNVHYSHAQQAELIERKRALYRSNASAGLIPEAAELVRELNHRGIACDIVTGSIRSNMDAVLSAEEFALFRSIFTPAEYGRGKPAPDPYLKALEQSGLAAHECLALENAPLGVQSAKAAGLRTVAVTTTLPPSYLSEADHVIHRFADFLHLLEP encoded by the coding sequence ATGATTAAAGCTGTCTTTTTCGACTTCGACGGTACACTGATTGACTCGATGCCCGCGCACGTTATCGCGTGGGAGCAAATCCTCGGCGAGGTCGGGATTCGTCTCGACGATCTCTATTTCCAATTGCACGAGGGCGAAAAGGCCGAGGACACTGTCGCCCGCTTGCTCGCCGAGCATAACGTTCACTACTCGCACGCGCAGCAGGCCGAGCTGATCGAGCGCAAACGAGCGCTCTACCGCTCCAACGCGTCCGCTGGACTAATCCCTGAGGCAGCTGAACTGGTTCGTGAACTGAATCATCGCGGTATCGCCTGCGACATCGTCACCGGCTCGATCCGCAGTAACATGGACGCCGTGCTGTCGGCCGAAGAGTTCGCGCTCTTTCGTTCAATCTTTACGCCCGCGGAATATGGTCGCGGCAAGCCCGCGCCGGATCCCTACTTGAAGGCGCTCGAACAGAGCGGCCTGGCGGCCCACGAGTGCCTCGCGCTTGAAAATGCGCCGCTTGGCGTACAATCGGCGAAAGCCGCAGGCCTGCGCACCGTCGCCGTTACGACAACGTTGCCCCCCAGCTATCTGAGCGAAGCGGATCATGTGATTCATCGCTTCGCCGATTTTCTTCATCTATTGGAACCTTGA
- the fbp gene encoding class 1 fructose-bisphosphatase, with protein MSPLRTCSIERHFIEQQQLHPEATGELTRLMHQLAFAAKQITKEVRSAGLSDILGVAGHTNVQGEVVQKLDEITNDVIYRAMDHAGVLCCMASEERADMIPIPAEFEYGKYTLAFDPLDGSSNIDANINVGTIFAIHRRSSPDGTPGTVEDLLQPGRELVVAGYIVYGSSTMMVYTTGHGVNGFTLEPSIGEFLLSHPDMRIPQHGKYFSINMGNYHYWSEGVRKYIDHIIAPNNQHGTPYSSRYIGSMIADVHRTLLYGGLFMYPLDYKDPQKPKSKLRLLYEASPMSMVIEQAGGASSDGSQSILDVIPRGLHDRVQLFVGSRDNLAELLSFLEKYDG; from the coding sequence ATGAGCCCCCTCCGTACCTGTAGCATTGAACGCCACTTCATCGAGCAACAGCAGCTTCATCCTGAAGCCACCGGCGAACTGACGCGCCTAATGCATCAGTTGGCCTTCGCCGCCAAGCAGATCACAAAGGAAGTGCGCAGCGCCGGATTGTCTGACATTCTTGGCGTGGCCGGGCACACCAACGTGCAAGGCGAAGTCGTTCAAAAACTCGACGAAATCACCAACGATGTCATCTATCGCGCCATGGATCACGCCGGCGTGCTCTGCTGCATGGCCTCCGAGGAACGCGCCGATATGATCCCGATTCCAGCCGAATTTGAGTACGGGAAATACACGCTGGCCTTCGACCCGCTCGACGGCAGCTCGAATATTGACGCCAACATCAATGTCGGCACTATTTTCGCTATTCACCGGCGCTCGTCTCCCGACGGCACTCCCGGCACGGTTGAAGATCTTCTGCAGCCCGGCCGCGAACTCGTCGTGGCGGGCTATATCGTCTACGGCAGCTCCACCATGATGGTCTACACCACCGGCCACGGCGTGAATGGCTTCACACTGGAACCATCCATCGGCGAATTCCTGCTGTCACATCCGGATATGCGCATTCCGCAGCACGGGAAGTACTTCAGCATCAACATGGGCAACTATCATTACTGGAGCGAGGGAGTCCGCAAATACATAGACCATATCATCGCGCCGAACAACCAGCATGGCACGCCCTATTCGTCGCGTTACATCGGTTCCATGATCGCTGACGTCCACCGCACGCTGCTCTATGGCGGCCTGTTCATGTATCCGCTCGACTACAAAGACCCGCAAAAACCCAAGTCAAAGCTGCGCCTGCTTTATGAAGCCTCGCCCATGTCTATGGTCATTGAACAGGCCGGCGGTGCGTCGTCCGACGGAAGCCAGTCCATTCTTGACGTAATCCCCAGAGGATTGCATGACCGCGTGCAACTCTTCGTCGGTTCGCGTGACAATCTTGCGGAGCTCTTGTCCTTCCTCGAGAAATACGACGGTTGA
- a CDS encoding MFS transporter → MNSKLAILFLTIFIDLLGFGLIIPALPFYAESFGASFVTIGIFSATYSAMHFLFAPLWGRLSDRVGRRPVMLTGLAGSAAAFLMFGLATTLPMLFAARILAGILSSATLPTAQAYIADTTSPEDRAKGMGLIGAAFGMGFIFGPAVGGVLTQFGYGFPALVAAGLSTINFVWAFWKLPETHSDRGGTSHRGLLSTGALREVLSIPYMAVLIFIFFMQVFAFSQMEGTFALFGEHRLGLDAVHVGWILAEVGVISAIIQGALMGKLVRRFGEVTLARTGLVLMAIGLIATGQVRTVLQLVLVTPLLAMGSAVMNPTINSLISKTAPPDKQGLTMGTAQSIGALGRVFGPPSGTALFQFVGLSAPYWCGGLLIGAISLLKIGTKPDAVGDISKD, encoded by the coding sequence ATGAACTCGAAACTCGCCATTCTGTTCCTGACGATATTTATTGATCTGCTCGGTTTCGGGCTGATCATACCGGCGTTGCCGTTTTACGCGGAGAGTTTTGGTGCGAGTTTCGTAACGATAGGCATTTTCTCGGCAACGTATTCAGCGATGCATTTTCTTTTTGCACCGCTGTGGGGAAGGCTATCGGACCGGGTCGGGCGGCGGCCCGTTATGCTGACCGGGTTAGCGGGATCGGCGGCGGCATTTCTGATGTTTGGTTTGGCGACTACGCTCCCGATGCTGTTTGCGGCGCGGATTCTCGCCGGGATTCTTTCCAGTGCGACGCTGCCGACGGCGCAGGCGTATATTGCCGATACGACCTCACCGGAGGATCGCGCTAAAGGGATGGGGTTGATTGGCGCGGCGTTCGGGATGGGTTTCATTTTCGGTCCGGCCGTAGGCGGTGTGCTCACGCAATTCGGTTATGGGTTTCCGGCGCTGGTCGCAGCAGGATTGTCCACCATCAATTTCGTATGGGCGTTTTGGAAGCTGCCTGAAACGCACTCTGATCGCGGCGGAACATCGCATCGCGGCCTGCTCTCGACCGGCGCTTTGCGCGAAGTTCTTTCGATACCCTACATGGCCGTGCTGATCTTCATCTTTTTCATGCAGGTATTCGCCTTCTCGCAAATGGAGGGCACCTTCGCGTTGTTCGGCGAGCATCGTTTGGGGCTTGACGCGGTGCATGTCGGCTGGATTTTGGCCGAGGTTGGAGTGATCTCGGCGATTATTCAGGGCGCACTGATGGGCAAACTTGTGCGACGCTTCGGCGAGGTCACGCTGGCGCGCACGGGATTGGTACTAATGGCAATCGGTTTGATTGCGACGGGTCAGGTACGAACGGTGCTGCAATTGGTTTTGGTCACCCCGCTTCTGGCGATGGGCTCCGCGGTGATGAATCCGACAATCAACTCGCTCATCTCCAAGACCGCGCCGCCGGACAAGCAAGGTTTGACGATGGGCACGGCGCAGTCCATTGGCGCGCTGGGACGAGTGTTCGGTCCGCCCAGCGGTACGGCACTGTTTCAGTTTGTCGGTCTGTCGGCACCCTACTGGTGCGGCGGTCTGTTGATCGGTGCGATTTCGTTATTGAAGATCGGGACCAAACCGGACGCGGTTGGCGACATTAGCAAAGATTAA